GAGGGCATTGCCCGTGGGGGACAACTGGACACCGATCGCCGCGCTCGGCTGCCCATTGAGGCGTGAGGACATGGAATAGCTCTGCCCGCCCAGCTCCACGCGGGCCACGTCCCGCAGGCGCACGGAGGAACCATCCGCGTTCGCGCGAAGCACGATGGCGCCGAACTCCTCCGGCGAGGTCAACTGGCCCTTCACCAGCACGGTCGCCGCGACCTTCTGTGTCGCCGGTCCGGGTTGCGCGCCGAGTGAGCCCGCCGCGACCTGGGCGTTCTGCGCGCGAATGGCGTTCGTCACGTCCTGGGAGGTGAGGCCCAGTCCCATCAGCTTGTTCGGATCCACCCAGATGCGCATGGCGCGCTCGAAGGAGAAGAGCTGCGCCCGGCCCACGCCCGGGATGCGCCGCAACTCATTGAGCACGTTGCGCGAGAGGTAATCCCCCAGGCCGATCTCGTCGAAGGAGTCGTCGGTGGAGCTCAACGTCACCATCAAGAGGAAGCCACTGGCCGCTTCCTCGATCTGAAGGCCCTGCTGCGACACGGCGAGCGGCAACCGCGGCTCGACCCGTTTGACCCGGTTCTGGAGATCCACGGCGGCCAGGGCGGGGTCCGTCCCCGGCGCGAACGTCGCGGTGATGGAGACCGCTCCCGTCGCCTCGCTGGTCGACTCGAAGTAGAGCAACGACTTCGTGCCGTTGAGCTCCTCCTCGATGATGCGCGTGACGCTCTGGTAGAGGTCCTCGGGCGACGCGCCCGGATAGAAGGTCGAGATGGTGATCTGCGGCGGCGCCACGTTGGGGTACTGCGCCACCGGCAGGTTGGGGATGGCGAGCACGCCCCCCATGATGATGAACAGCGCGATGACCCAGGCGAAGATGGGCCTGTCGATGAAGAAACGAGGCATGGCGGTGGGCCCTATCGAGGCTGGGAGGGGTTGATGCCGGCTCCAGGCGCGGTCCAGGTCACCGGCTTGACCGGTGCGCCCGCGGCGATCTTCTGGAAGCCCTCGACGATGACCTGATCGCCTGCCTTCAGGCCTTCCTGGATCACCGCCTGCTCCTGGTAGACGCGGGAGATCCGCACCGGGCGCACCTCGGCGGTGCCGTTGCCCGCGACAACGAAGACCTGGGACTTGCCCGCGTTATCCCGCTGGATGGCCTGCTGGGGCACGGCGAGCGCCTCGCTCAGGGTGCCCTGTTCGATCCGTCCTCGCACATACATGCCAGGAAGAAGCTCGGCGTCTGGATTGGGGAACTCACCGCGCACCGTCACCTGGCCGCTGCCGGGATCCACCGTCACGTCCGAGAAGAGCAGCCGCCCCGGCTTCGAATAGCGGGAGCCATCGTCGAGCACCAGCTGGACGTTCGCCTGCTCGGGGGTGCTGTTCTGGATCCGCCCGTCCTTGAACGCCTGGCGCAGACGGTGCAGTTCCATCGCGGGCTGGGTGAAGTCCACGTAGACCGGATCGAGCTGCTGGATGAGCGCGAGCGCCGTGGGATCTCCCTCGCGCACGAGCGCGCCTTCCGTCACCAGGGCCCGGCCGATCCTTCCTCCGATGGGCGCCCGGATCGTCGTGTACTCCAGGTTGAGCTCCGCGCGGCGCACTGCCGCCCGGGCCGCCGTCACATCGGCCTCCGCACGTCGGAGCGCCGCCTGGAGCGTCTCGTACTGCTCCTGCGTGATGACGCCGCTGGCCAGGAGCTTTTCGCCTCGTTCCGCCTGCTGGCGGGCCTCCGTGGCCGTCACCTCGGCTTTCGCCAACACGGCCCTCGCGCTGGCACGTTCGACCTCGTACATCGACGCGTCGAGCTTGAAGAGCACGTCCCCCGCCTTCACGCTGCCACCCTGCCGGAAGACGCGCTCGACGATGATGCCGGACACGCGCGGACGCACCTCGGCGCTTCGTGTCGGAGTGATGCGCCCCGGCAATTCATCGAGCACCGGAATGCTCGAGAGTTGCACCGTGATCGTTCCCACCTCCACGGCTGGAGGAGCGGCCGGAGGAGGCGCTTCGGGTGGCTTGCAGGCCGCGCTCCCCAGAACGGAAACGAGGGCGAGGGTGGAGAAGAAGGGCGTCCGGTTTCGAGCGGAGTGCATGGAGCGTTTCTGGACGGTCCAGGACCTGGACTGTGACGGGTGAGGGTGAAACGGAGCCAGGGCGCACACCGGCCACGTGGGGGCTCGCGATCAGGTGGGGAGGCTCGGTATTTCGAAAAGGCCCCCTACCTAGCGGCGGGATATTTGAGGGTCAATCGAATCGTGGCTCGAAGAAGTGCTCCGCGGGTGTGCCACATGGCTCGCTCAAGTGCTTTCCCTCACGGCCTTTCTCATCCTCTCAGCGGGTTGGATGTTGACCCCTGACTGCACCCGCGACTCCCGCGGGGGCCAGCCCGAGCTCCGACGAAGGGACATGGCGTTGCCTGACGCGGGCACCCGCTGAACCCAAAGGAGTGGTCGAGCCGGTGAACTTCACCAATCCCGTCACCATCGAGGCCTCCAGCAGGGGCGCTTCGACCTCGTGGTCTCCGGGGCGGTAGCTGCCTCGCCACGAGCCAGCCGGGAGAGCGCTCCACGTCCACCGTGGCGCTCCCGGTGAGGGACGCCGGACAGGGGAGCACGCGCTACCCGCGGCGCTCCAGCAGGGTCACCCTATGTGCATGCCGAAGGTCCTCTCCTCCGTCCGCCATCCGGCCCTCGCGCTGTGGCAGGTGTCATCATCTTCGCGCGACTGCCCGCCTCCTCGCTGTGGGCGCTGGGCATCGTGGTGGGCGCGGAGATCCTCTCCAGGGGCATCTCCATCATGGCCGGTGCGCTCGCGGTGCGCGGGGTGCCGCGCCGGCGGGTCCACACCTGAGGGGATGGGCAAGCGTCAAGCGTGCCCGACAACCTGCTGGACATCGAGTGTGGAAATGGGGGGACCGGAGCGCGGGAGCAGGACGGTGAAGCAGGTGCCCACGCCTGGAGTGCTGTCGACATGGATGGCGCCACCCAGGGCCGAGACGATCTCGTGAGCGATGTAGAGACCGAGGCCAAGCCCGCCGTACTCGCGCACGGAGACCGCGCGCACGAAGCGCTCGAAGACATGGGGAAGTCTGTCCGGCGCGATGCCGATGCCCTGGTCCCGTACGGTGAGGTGCGCGATGCCATTGTCGGAGGTGACGGAGAGCTCGACGGGCTTGTGGTTGCCGAACTTGATAGCGTTGGCCAGAAGGTTGGCGATGACCTGCTCGAGGCGCCCCCTGTCCCAGCGGCCTACGACGGGCGGAGTGGCCTGGATGAGGAGGGGTGAGCGGGAGCGGGTGGACTCTTCACGGAAGTGCTCGGCGACATCGCGGGTGATGGCGGCGAGATCGACTTCCTCGAGTTGGAGATGGACCTGGCCCGCCTGGAGACGGGAGACGGAGAGGAGCTCGTCGATGAGGCGGGTGAGGCGGCGTATCTGGAGCCGGGCATTCTGGAAGGCGCGGGAGATGACCTCGGGGCGAGCCGAGGAGCTGGCGCGCTCCAGGCCCTGCATGGACAGCTTGAGCGAGGTGATGGGGGTGTACAGCTCGTGGGAGGCGATGGAGAGGAACTCGTCGCGCAGGCGGATGGCCTCCTGGGCTTCGCGATACAGCCGGGCGTTGTCGATGGAGAGGGCGGCGCGGCGGGCCAGCTCCTGGGCGAGGGCG
This is a stretch of genomic DNA from Archangium violaceum. It encodes these proteins:
- a CDS encoding efflux RND transporter periplasmic adaptor subunit; the encoded protein is MHSARNRTPFFSTLALVSVLGSAACKPPEAPPPAAPPAVEVGTITVQLSSIPVLDELPGRITPTRSAEVRPRVSGIIVERVFRQGGSVKAGDVLFKLDASMYEVERASARAVLAKAEVTATEARQQAERGEKLLASGVITQEQYETLQAALRRAEADVTAARAAVRRAELNLEYTTIRAPIGGRIGRALVTEGALVREGDPTALALIQQLDPVYVDFTQPAMELHRLRQAFKDGRIQNSTPEQANVQLVLDDGSRYSKPGRLLFSDVTVDPGSGQVTVRGEFPNPDAELLPGMYVRGRIEQGTLSEALAVPQQAIQRDNAGKSQVFVVAGNGTAEVRPVRISRVYQEQAVIQEGLKAGDQVIVEGFQKIAAGAPVKPVTWTAPGAGINPSQPR